In a single window of the Leptospira sanjuanensis genome:
- a CDS encoding BaiN/RdsA family NAD(P)/FAD-dependent oxidoreductase — translation MTDHTNEKHKVAVIGGGAAGFFGAIQIASEGTCSVTLLEKGKQFLSKVKISGGGRCNVTHHCLDPETLSKNYPRGERELRWAFETFGPKDTIRWYEERGVALKTEADGRMFPITDSSETILQTLFQEAKKVGVKLKTTTEIHSVTPTDEGRFQIKFKNGEILEFDKVLFATGSGRKAWGWLQAMGHTILEPVPSLFTFKISDSRLENLSGLSFEQTECSLVEFGYSQIGPTLITHWGLSGPAILKLSAKGARELFQKEYDTILKINFIPGMKKDEVRKKIEKEKELHPSKSIVNTPVLGIPRRYWERILEIHSIDFSKKWSGLSSRDLHAITEELTDARFRISGKGEFKDEFVTCGGVSRKEVNFKTMESKVVPGVYFAGEVLDVDGVTGGFNFQNAWTTSYIAARGISESF, via the coding sequence ATGACCGACCATACAAATGAAAAACATAAAGTCGCGGTGATCGGAGGGGGAGCCGCCGGATTTTTCGGCGCGATTCAGATCGCTTCCGAGGGAACTTGTAGCGTCACGCTTTTGGAAAAAGGAAAACAATTTCTTTCCAAAGTGAAGATCTCCGGGGGCGGAAGATGTAACGTTACGCACCATTGTCTCGATCCGGAAACTCTCAGTAAGAATTACCCGAGAGGGGAACGGGAGCTTCGCTGGGCCTTTGAAACTTTCGGACCGAAAGACACGATCCGGTGGTATGAGGAGCGCGGTGTCGCATTAAAAACCGAGGCCGACGGGAGAATGTTCCCGATCACGGATTCTTCCGAAACGATTTTACAGACGCTTTTTCAGGAAGCAAAGAAGGTTGGAGTTAAACTCAAAACGACGACCGAAATTCACTCCGTCACTCCGACGGACGAGGGTCGTTTTCAAATCAAGTTTAAGAACGGAGAAATATTAGAATTCGATAAAGTTCTTTTTGCGACCGGTTCGGGGAGAAAGGCGTGGGGTTGGTTGCAGGCCATGGGCCATACGATTTTGGAACCGGTTCCGTCGTTGTTTACGTTTAAGATTTCCGATTCCCGTCTGGAGAATTTATCCGGTCTTTCCTTCGAGCAGACGGAATGTTCTCTCGTCGAATTCGGATATTCCCAGATCGGGCCGACGCTCATCACGCATTGGGGATTGAGCGGACCCGCGATTTTGAAACTATCCGCAAAAGGCGCTCGGGAACTTTTTCAGAAAGAATACGATACGATCTTAAAGATCAATTTTATACCTGGTATGAAAAAGGACGAGGTCCGCAAAAAGATCGAGAAGGAAAAGGAATTGCATCCTTCTAAATCGATCGTCAACACGCCCGTTCTAGGAATCCCGAGAAGATACTGGGAAAGAATATTAGAAATTCATTCTATAGATTTCTCGAAGAAATGGTCAGGGTTGTCTTCCAGGGATTTGCACGCGATCACCGAAGAACTCACGGACGCACGATTCAGGATCTCCGGGAAGGGAGAATTTAAGGACGAGTTCGTAACCTGCGGAGGCGTAAGCCGCAAAGAAGTGAACTTCAAAACGATGGAAAGCAAGGTCGTCCCCGGAGTTTACTTTGCCGGAGAGGTTTTGGACGTGGACGGGGTTACGGGCGGATTTAATTTTCAAAACGCGTGGACGACTTCTTACATCGCCGCGCGCGGAATTTCGGAAAGTTTTTAG
- a CDS encoding DoxX family protein, with the protein MDRLNHWLQEHRDWLVDFLRIYLGGILIYKGLEFLYDTDALIRLMEMNNAPMASALLAHYIVIAHICGGILLLSGLLTRFAAILQVPVLIGAVLFIHGKEGFMAPGSNLPYAAMILLLLFHFSLYGSGRISADYYIETHKSV; encoded by the coding sequence ATGGATCGCTTGAACCATTGGCTGCAAGAGCATCGGGATTGGTTGGTCGACTTCCTGCGGATCTATCTCGGCGGAATTTTAATCTATAAAGGTCTGGAGTTCCTATACGATACGGACGCGCTGATTCGTTTGATGGAGATGAACAATGCTCCCATGGCGTCCGCGCTGCTTGCGCATTATATCGTAATCGCGCATATTTGCGGAGGAATTCTTCTCCTATCCGGATTGTTGACCCGCTTTGCCGCGATCCTTCAAGTGCCCGTGTTGATCGGTGCGGTTTTATTCATTCACGGTAAAGAAGGTTTTATGGCTCCGGGATCGAATCTTCCGTATGCGGCGATGATTCTTCTCTTACTTTTTCACTTTTCCTTATATGGTTCGGGAAGAATCTCGGCCGATTACTATATTGAAACGCACAAAAGCGTATAA
- a CDS encoding anthranilate synthase component II, translating into MKNCIVVDHYDSFTYNLVHLLEDCLQTSGERFSLSIFRQDQTDLREILSLNPTHILLSPGPGHPEDPEYFGVSESILRLRNPYIKIFGVCLGMQGIVTSFGGRLRRSKIPFHGKTSEITHDRLGIFRGIPDAIRVMRYHSLEGVPESLPDCLEISAFVESENSSLMGIRHKTLPIEGVQFHPESFATEGGRIMIENFLG; encoded by the coding sequence ATGAAAAACTGCATCGTCGTCGATCATTACGATTCTTTTACGTACAATCTCGTTCATCTTCTGGAGGATTGTTTGCAAACATCCGGGGAACGATTCTCTTTGTCGATTTTCAGACAGGATCAAACGGATCTGCGTGAGATTCTTTCCTTGAATCCTACCCACATTCTTCTTTCCCCGGGGCCGGGTCATCCGGAGGATCCGGAATATTTCGGGGTTTCCGAATCGATTCTTAGATTAAGAAATCCTTATATTAAGATCTTCGGCGTTTGTCTCGGTATGCAGGGGATCGTCACTTCTTTCGGGGGTCGTCTGCGGAGATCGAAAATTCCGTTTCATGGAAAAACGTCCGAGATCACGCACGATCGGCTTGGAATTTTTAGAGGTATTCCCGATGCGATCCGTGTGATGCGTTACCATTCTTTGGAAGGAGTTCCCGAGTCTTTGCCGGATTGTTTGGAAATTTCCGCGTTCGTCGAATCGGAGAATTCTTCCTTGATGGGAATCAGACACAAAACGCTTCCCATAGAAGGCGTGCAGTTTCATCCGGAATCCTTCGCGACCGAAGGCGGGAGAATTATGATCGAGAACTTTTTGGGATAA
- a CDS encoding GNAT family N-acetyltransferase translates to MNPEVVHSESESKFYAQVDGYESHLFYREEGNEVWNLLSTYVPPEHRGKGLAADLVRTALDKARSLNKKIIPSCSYVVTFLNRNPNYKDLVA, encoded by the coding sequence ATGAATCCAGAAGTCGTTCACTCCGAATCGGAATCGAAATTTTACGCACAAGTAGACGGATACGAATCCCATCTGTTTTATCGGGAAGAAGGAAACGAAGTGTGGAATCTTCTTTCGACTTACGTTCCGCCGGAACATAGAGGTAAGGGCCTCGCCGCAGATCTCGTCCGAACTGCTTTGGACAAAGCGCGTTCCTTGAATAAAAAGATCATTCCGAGCTGTTCTTACGTTGTGACCTTTTTAAACCGAAATCCGAATTATAAGGACCTCGTCGCCTAA
- a CDS encoding GAF domain-containing hybrid sensor histidine kinase/response regulator, with the protein MSISEEQFLPVPDNENERLKSLDSYQIVDTAPEEKFDSLTQIAAFICNSSTALISLIDVNRQWFKAKVGMTDSETPRSFSFCQYAILQDDIFEIEDAKQDARFKNNPLVLGPPFIRFYAGAPLKTPDGFNIGTLCVLDQNPKRLDEKQKIILKVLSNQVIANFELIKKNRELILIRTKEEELQNSKSQFFANMSHEIRTPIHGILGVAGLLAETDLHPEQKEYVDTIRRSGGLLLGLLNDILDFSKLESAHMKIEIVAFDLMALLKDVYSLFEADTKKKNLEFRLVTERTTPLTVSTDPNRLRQILVNLISNAFKFTEKGSVSMEFESYIIGEECDVKIRVRDTGIGIPKLKLNELFQAYTQADTSVSRKYGGTGLGLAISKNLAEMMGLELTAESIVNRGSVFEISGRIPLAEKSEIDFEPKSISDNANGKPQQTDLKILVAEDNEINQMLIRKVLEKLGYEPVIVPNGIEALHHIETMRTDILFLDIQMPELSGIDTAKILTQHTNQSLRPYIIAMTANADQSDRDKCMAAGMDDFISKPFRKEEIADILNRFISDRNSE; encoded by the coding sequence GTGAGCATTTCGGAAGAACAATTTTTACCCGTTCCGGATAACGAAAACGAACGGCTTAAATCTTTGGATTCGTATCAGATCGTGGACACGGCTCCGGAGGAAAAATTCGATTCTCTTACGCAAATCGCGGCTTTTATCTGTAATTCTTCCACCGCGCTGATCTCCCTGATCGATGTGAATCGTCAGTGGTTTAAAGCGAAAGTAGGAATGACCGACTCCGAAACTCCGCGAAGTTTTTCCTTTTGTCAGTATGCGATTCTTCAGGACGATATTTTCGAAATCGAAGACGCGAAACAAGACGCCCGTTTTAAGAATAATCCATTGGTTTTAGGCCCCCCGTTCATCCGTTTTTATGCGGGCGCTCCTTTGAAAACCCCGGACGGATTCAACATAGGAACGTTGTGCGTCCTCGATCAAAATCCGAAACGGCTCGACGAAAAACAAAAAATCATTTTGAAGGTCCTGTCCAATCAGGTGATCGCAAACTTCGAGCTGATCAAAAAGAACCGCGAACTGATTCTCATCCGTACAAAGGAGGAAGAGCTGCAGAATTCCAAAAGCCAATTTTTCGCGAATATGAGTCACGAAATAAGAACGCCGATCCACGGAATTCTCGGAGTCGCCGGACTTTTGGCCGAAACGGATCTGCATCCGGAGCAAAAAGAATACGTCGACACGATCCGCAGAAGCGGAGGCCTTCTCTTGGGGCTGCTCAACGACATATTAGATTTTTCTAAATTAGAATCCGCTCACATGAAAATCGAAATCGTTGCGTTCGACCTGATGGCGCTTTTAAAGGACGTATACTCCCTGTTCGAAGCGGATACGAAAAAGAAAAACCTGGAATTCAGATTGGTCACGGAAAGAACCACGCCGCTCACGGTTTCGACCGACCCGAATCGTCTCCGGCAAATTCTGGTCAATCTGATCTCCAATGCCTTTAAGTTTACGGAAAAAGGAAGCGTTTCGATGGAATTCGAATCGTACATTATCGGAGAGGAATGCGACGTGAAAATCCGAGTCCGCGATACGGGAATCGGAATTCCCAAACTCAAACTCAACGAACTCTTTCAAGCATATACGCAAGCGGATACGTCCGTATCGAGAAAATACGGAGGAACCGGTCTCGGACTCGCGATCAGCAAAAATCTCGCGGAGATGATGGGTCTCGAATTGACCGCGGAAAGCATCGTCAACAGAGGGAGCGTGTTCGAAATTTCGGGAAGAATTCCGCTTGCCGAAAAATCGGAAATCGACTTCGAACCGAAATCGATTTCCGATAACGCGAACGGAAAACCTCAGCAAACGGATCTGAAAATTCTTGTAGCGGAGGACAACGAGATCAATCAGATGCTGATCCGAAAGGTTCTCGAAAAACTCGGATACGAACCCGTAATCGTTCCGAACGGAATCGAGGCGCTTCATCACATCGAAACGATGCGGACGGATATCTTGTTCTTGGATATTCAAATGCCGGAGTTGAGCGGAATCGACACCGCAAAAATCCTCACTCAACACACAAACCAATCCCTTCGTCCTTATATCATCGCAATGACGGCTAACGCGGATCAATCGGATCGGGACAAATGTATGGCAGCCGGAATGGACGACTTTATCAGCAAACCATTCCGCAAAGAAGAGATCGCCGACATACTCAACCGTTTTATTTCGGACCGAAATTCGGAATAG
- a CDS encoding VOC family protein: protein MLHHIAIGSPHPDSLVSFYESLPGLTKSKENRNPDGSLRSVWFQSGEIILMLEIDLKVQGPKALIFSAAVLKPEDLKRLPQWIQETEYTKYFKDPDGNLLGYSSYPNPWPF from the coding sequence ATGCTGCATCATATCGCGATCGGATCTCCGCATCCGGATTCTCTCGTTTCGTTTTACGAATCCTTGCCGGGTCTTACGAAATCGAAGGAAAACCGCAATCCTGACGGTTCGTTGCGCTCGGTTTGGTTTCAATCCGGGGAAATCATTCTCATGCTGGAAATCGATCTGAAGGTGCAAGGCCCGAAAGCCCTCATTTTTTCCGCGGCCGTTCTGAAGCCGGAAGATCTGAAACGACTTCCCCAATGGATTCAAGAAACGGAATATACGAAATACTTTAAAGATCCTGACGGGAATCTTCTGGGCTATTCTTCTTATCCGAACCCTTGGCCGTTCTAA
- a CDS encoding pirin family protein, with the protein MNLRKIKTIRPSLRTIEGGGFPVRRPFPVQDLIQLDPFLLLDEMGPVEYKPGKAIGAPEHPHRGFETVTYLLTGEMEHRDSWGNYGKLKSGDVQWMTAGSGLVHSEMPSDEFQRNGGTMHGFQLWVNLPSAKKMSDPRYQDTPSERIPVVQTSDGKTKVKVIAGEVLGTKAVIETKIPILYYHLRLSPGADVTIPVPNSYNVFAYPFSGDGVLHTEEGTQNVREGDMVWFERNEGDVRFSLPENASKEWELLLIGGEPVEEPVARYGPFVMNTQEEIYQAFHDFQAGKMGAIHS; encoded by the coding sequence ATGAATCTGAGAAAAATAAAAACGATCAGACCTTCGCTGAGAACGATTGAAGGAGGAGGTTTTCCGGTTCGAAGACCTTTCCCCGTTCAGGATCTGATTCAGCTCGATCCCTTTTTGTTATTAGACGAAATGGGACCCGTGGAGTACAAACCCGGAAAAGCGATCGGCGCTCCGGAACATCCGCACAGAGGGTTCGAAACGGTCACTTATTTATTGACTGGTGAAATGGAACACCGCGATTCTTGGGGAAATTACGGAAAATTAAAATCCGGAGACGTTCAATGGATGACCGCGGGTTCGGGTTTGGTGCATTCCGAAATGCCTTCCGACGAATTTCAAAGGAACGGAGGAACGATGCACGGCTTTCAGCTTTGGGTCAATCTTCCTTCCGCAAAAAAAATGAGCGATCCGAGATATCAGGATACGCCTTCGGAAAGAATTCCTGTCGTTCAAACGTCCGACGGAAAAACGAAAGTCAAAGTCATTGCGGGAGAAGTTTTGGGCACCAAAGCCGTGATCGAAACGAAAATTCCGATCCTTTACTATCATCTTCGTTTATCGCCGGGAGCGGATGTTACGATTCCCGTTCCGAATTCGTACAACGTATTCGCATATCCTTTTTCGGGCGACGGAGTTCTTCATACGGAAGAAGGAACGCAGAACGTCCGCGAAGGGGACATGGTTTGGTTCGAACGAAACGAAGGCGACGTTCGATTTTCGCTGCCGGAAAACGCCTCGAAAGAATGGGAACTTCTTTTGATCGGAGGAGAACCGGTTGAGGAACCCGTGGCGAGATACGGCCCTTTCGTGATGAACACACAAGAGGAGATCTATCAAGCTTTCCACGATTTTCAAGCGGGTAAGATGGGCGCGATCCATTCGTAA
- a CDS encoding LIC13081 family protein: protein MITTTVTFLVSYSLDDAFRFVADFRNLVHWVDGICGVSPMPSNNGTQLPTYELLYSFGPFKLKANYFAKEWIPNSRLVMETNHPFLEQRDIYTFQSSKSGTKITFTNHSKLKFPYSAGERILNSGIRGRICREMRQLQNCLYENGYGSPRHFQVIRI, encoded by the coding sequence ATGATAACAACTACTGTAACTTTTTTAGTTTCATATTCTTTAGACGATGCTTTTCGTTTTGTGGCCGATTTTAGAAATTTAGTTCATTGGGTCGACGGAATCTGCGGAGTTTCCCCGATGCCGTCCAACAACGGAACACAGCTGCCGACGTACGAATTACTCTATTCTTTCGGGCCGTTCAAACTCAAGGCGAATTATTTCGCAAAAGAATGGATTCCGAATTCGAGACTGGTCATGGAAACGAACCATCCGTTTTTAGAGCAGAGGGACATTTATACGTTCCAGTCTTCCAAGAGCGGAACAAAAATAACGTTCACCAATCATTCTAAATTGAAATTTCCGTACAGCGCCGGAGAGCGGATTTTAAATTCGGGAATTCGAGGAAGAATCTGCAGGGAAATGCGGCAGTTACAGAATTGTCTGTACGAAAACGGATACGGCTCTCCCAGACATTTTCAGGTGATCCGAATTTAG